Below is a window of Halobaculum lipolyticum DNA.
GACGCGAGCCGCCCGACGACGACACGGCCCGACCCCTCGACGGTGACGGTACAGCCGGCCCACGTGAACGTCACCGTGACGCCGGCGGCCGACGGGCCGTCACACGGGACGAGTCGCTGGAGCGCGTCGGGGTCGATCGCTTCGTACAGCGTGGTGTCGAGTTGCATCGGGCGGACGTCGAGCGCCGCCGCCACGGCGGCGACGACGGTCCGGCAGACGTCGTCTTCGGCGGTTCGCACGACT
It encodes the following:
- a CDS encoding HalOD1 output domain-containing protein encodes the protein MRTAEDDVCRTVVAAVAAALDVRPMQLDTTLYEAIDPDALQRLVPCDGPSAAGVTVTFTWAGCTVTVEGSGRVVVGRLASE